In Ruminiclostridium josui JCM 17888, the genomic window ATTCTTCCAAATTTTCCGACTTTTAAGTATACAAAAACAGATATGTCTAAAATATAATATTAAACCCGCATTTATAATATGCGGGTTTGTCTGAATATATATTTTATTTATAGTAAGTAAGGGGGTCTGTTGTTTCTCCGCCTTTTCTGACTTCAAAGTGTAAATGAGGCCCGGTAGACAAGCCTGTACTTCCAACCTTTCCTACGGTATCACCTTTTTTCAATGTATCTCCCACTTGCACCAATATCTTGCTCTGGTGAGCATAAAGTGTTGCAAGTCCTCCACCATGGTCAATTATGACACAATTACCATAACCGCCGTTCCAACCTGCCATAATTACTTTTCCGCTATTTGCGGCAACAATTGTTGCACCCGATGGAGCATCTATATCTATACCTGTATGAAGCTTTCTGACTTTATATATAGGATGTATTCTATATCCATATGGAGATGAAATTCTAGTATACCCTGGGGTTGGCCAAGACAAGACTCCTCCCGCATACTTTGCTGTGGTACTACTGAGCTGAGTTATAGTTTTTGCCAGTTGCTTTGATAAGGCTATCATTTCATCTTCTTTTTTTTCAAGGTCTTTCAGTTTTGATTTTGAAGCCTCTATTTCAGATTGAACCTTTTTACTTGTGTTTTTTATATCAGCAACTTTATTTGTCAAAGTTTTTAACTGTTGATTTTTTTCCTCAAGTTCTCTAAGCTTATCCTGTTTTTGAAGTTCAGTACTCTCTCGTCCTGTAACTATTTCCTGTATAAGCTTGGTGTCATTTTCCTTTACCAGAGAAATTATCTCCAATCTGGAAAAAAACTCACTAAGGCTCTTTGATTCTACAAAAACTTCAAAGGGAGATTGATTCATATTCTGATACATAATTCTCATTCTAGTCTTAAAAAGCTCTGTTTTAGCCTTATAATCCTTCTCAATCTGCTCAATCTCTTTTGTAATACGTTCAATATCCGCCTTTACATCAGAAATCTCCTCTGCCTTTTTGTTCAAACTGTTTTGAGCCTTCTGTGCTTGGGAATCCAGATTTTCCTTGTCCTCTTTACCCTGCTCAATCTGATTTGATAATGCTTTCTTTTCACTAGCAATCTGATTAAGCTCACCTTTAACATTTTTCTGCTGTTCTTTTGCTTTATCCAAAGTGGTTGCGCCGGCAGGTATAATTACACATGAAAATATGTACAATATAACCATTAGCAAAGTTAACTGTTTTTTCATTTTACCCCCCCTATTTATCCTACGTATAAAATTTAGTTAAAATTTAATTATTTATACTAAACATGAAGGTGTTTGCGGATTGACATTATACTTCCGGATGCACCTATCAACGCACTAACCCCCACATAGAAGAAAACAAGTGTACTCCATATATACTTGTAATCCATTATTTCAAATCCATCACCCAATGCAGCAAGGTTGTTTGTTACTCTTGGCTGAGTAAATCCATAAAGATACGAAATAATTATAAACGCAAATAATGCCCCCGTTAACCCTATGAGTATTCCCTCAAATATAAACGGCCATCTAATAAACCAATCGGTAGCACCTATATATTTCATAATATTTATTTCCTTGCGCCTAGCAAATACTGTAAGCTTAATTGTGTTTGAAATTATAAACAGCGAAATAATTAATAATACTCCAATCAAAACAAGACTTACAATTCTCACCCATCTTGAAACAGTATCAATCAAATCTATAGTTTGCTGGGAATATTTTACATTCTCCATACCCGCCAAAGCACGAAGCTGGCTTGCTACAAGTTTACTGTTCTGAGGGTCTTTCACCTTTATTATAAATGATACGTTCATGGAACTTTCATCGTATCCTTCAAGTATATTAGCTCCACCCTCGTTTAACTTATCATTTGCAAGAAATTTTTTAAATTGCTCAAAAGCTTCTTTTTTAGTTACTATGGAATAGCTTTCAATATATTTGTTATTCTTTATCTCAGTCTCGATTCCAGCAATCTGCTGGTCTGTCAATGTAGGTAAACAATATGCCTGCATCTGAGGTTGGTCATACAATATATCAAGATTGTGATTCAGATTGACAAGTATCAGATAAAACCCGCCAAAAAGAATCAGAGCCGCACTTATTATACTGATTGAAGCTAATGACATAAGTTTGTTTCTATATGCATTTTTGAAACTCTCTTTAAGAATATATTTGAAACTCCGTATCTTCATCCACGTAAAGCCCTTTCTGCTGATCCCTTATTATCTTGCCTTTCTCAATGGCTATTACTCTTTTCTTCATGGCATCGACTATGCTTCTTTCGTGAGTAGCCACTACAACAGTAGTCCCTCTCTGATTTACCTCAGTCAAAAGCTTTACAATCTCCCATGAATTTTCAGGGTCAAGATTCCCTGTAGGTTCGTCCGCAATAAGCAGTGCAGGATTATTTACTAAAGACCTTGCAATAGCTACACGCTGCTGTTCTCCTCCCGATAACTGGTGAGGATACGCATTAGCCTTCCGGCTCAAACCAACAAGTGCAAGGGACATCGGTACCTGTCTACGTATTTCACGAGGAAGGCACTCTGTTATTTCCATTGCAAATGCAATATTTTCATATACAGTTTTATTTGGCAGAAGTCTGAAATCCTGAAACACCATACCTATACCTCGGCGCAAATATGGCACCTGTCTTGTATGCAATTTTGAGAGCTGGTACCCATTTACAATAACCTCGCCCTGAGTTACGGATTCTTCCTTCATTAAAAGTTTAAGTAAAGTAGATTTACCTGAACCACTGGAGCCGATGATAAAAGCAAAATCTCCCTTATTTATTTTAAGGTTAATTCCTTTTAACGCTACAGTACCGTTCGGGTATTTTTTATACACGTCAATAAATTCTACCACCTGCAATTAACTCCCTTATTTGGATTTTGTGACAGTGCCATACAGTATTGGTTAACCGTTAATATTAGCCAGATACTTTTTGACAAGTATTGCAACTTTAAATATAACTGCGTCATCAAAGCTGGTAAGCTCGAGACCTGTGAGTCTCTTTATTTTTTCCAGTCTGTACACAAGAGTATTTCTGTGAATATAGAGCTGCCTTGCAGTTTCGCTGACATTCAAATTATTCTCAAAGAATTTCTGTATTGTCAGCATTGTCTCATTGTCCAGAGAATCTGCGGAGTTGTCCTTGAAAACCTCCTCAAGAAAAAGCTGGCACAATGTAGTTGGAATATGATATATCAGACGCCCCATGCCCAAATTATTATAATCATATATATTTTTATCTCCAGTAAATATATTACCGATTATCATGGACATCTGTGCTTCTTTATATGATTTTGTAATATCTTTAAGGTTATCAATGATAGTACCTATTCCTATATAGGCTTTTACCATAAGTTCCGAATTAAGGGTATCTACAATCACTCTTGCAAGTTTATACACTTCCTTGTAGTCATCCTTATTCTTGACCTCTTTTACAAGAACTACGTTGTCATCGTCGATAACCACAACAAAATCCTTTCCTTTATTAGGAAAAAGACTTTCTATAACTTCATGGACATGAACATCCTTATCACTGGTGGCATTTATCAGGTATACAACTCTCATTGCATTATAATCAATATGAAGTTCTTTTGACTTTACAAGAATGTCACCAGGTAAAATATTTTCAACAACAATATTTTTGACAAAAGTATTTTTATCATACTTTTCATCATAGTAACTTTTAAGGTTAAGTATATTTAAAGTAAACAGTTCAAGAAATTTAGAATCCTGCGGGTCAGCCGCCTGTATAAAAGTAATAAACTCTATTTTATTCTTTAAAATAACCTTATTATATAGTTTCCCGTCGATAAGCGCTTGTTGGTCTTTTTCCAGTGCAAAAGAAGCAGCTTGCTGGTCTTGTTGTCCTATCATCTGAAAATTCGAATGGGCAATAACAACACCACTGTCGTCAGTTACCCCAACCTCTTTGCCCAGTATTTCACTATATTTATCAGACAGCGTCTGGAATAATTTTACAGACATTGTAACCTCCCTGCTTATAATGAGCATAGTAAATTGCCGTAAATGTATCACAATTAATTAGAATTATACACTATATCATTTTTTTTTACTAGAACGCATATTATAAATTTACTTTTAATGACCTTTAAATATCACTATATATTAATAATTGCAGGCTTATTCTTATTCTTAAACAA contains:
- a CDS encoding murein hydrolase activator EnvC family protein, translating into MKKQLTLLMVILYIFSCVIIPAGATTLDKAKEQQKNVKGELNQIASEKKALSNQIEQGKEDKENLDSQAQKAQNSLNKKAEEISDVKADIERITKEIEQIEKDYKAKTELFKTRMRIMYQNMNQSPFEVFVESKSLSEFFSRLEIISLVKENDTKLIQEIVTGRESTELQKQDKLRELEEKNQQLKTLTNKVADIKNTSKKVQSEIEASKSKLKDLEKKEDEMIALSKQLAKTITQLSSTTAKYAGGVLSWPTPGYTRISSPYGYRIHPIYKVRKLHTGIDIDAPSGATIVAANSGKVIMAGWNGGYGNCVIIDHGGGLATLYAHQSKILVQVGDTLKKGDTVGKVGSTGLSTGPHLHFEVRKGGETTDPLTYYK
- the ftsE gene encoding cell division ATP-binding protein FtsE produces the protein MVEFIDVYKKYPNGTVALKGINLKINKGDFAFIIGSSGSGKSTLLKLLMKEESVTQGEVIVNGYQLSKLHTRQVPYLRRGIGMVFQDFRLLPNKTVYENIAFAMEITECLPREIRRQVPMSLALVGLSRKANAYPHQLSGGEQQRVAIARSLVNNPALLIADEPTGNLDPENSWEIVKLLTEVNQRGTTVVVATHERSIVDAMKKRVIAIEKGKIIRDQQKGLYVDEDTEFQIYS
- the ftsX gene encoding permease-like cell division protein FtsX; amino-acid sequence: MKIRSFKYILKESFKNAYRNKLMSLASISIISAALILFGGFYLILVNLNHNLDILYDQPQMQAYCLPTLTDQQIAGIETEIKNNKYIESYSIVTKKEAFEQFKKFLANDKLNEGGANILEGYDESSMNVSFIIKVKDPQNSKLVASQLRALAGMENVKYSQQTIDLIDTVSRWVRIVSLVLIGVLLIISLFIISNTIKLTVFARRKEINIMKYIGATDWFIRWPFIFEGILIGLTGALFAFIIISYLYGFTQPRVTNNLAALGDGFEIMDYKYIWSTLVFFYVGVSALIGASGSIMSIRKHLHV
- a CDS encoding PucR family transcriptional regulator gives rise to the protein MSVKLFQTLSDKYSEILGKEVGVTDDSGVVIAHSNFQMIGQQDQQAASFALEKDQQALIDGKLYNKVILKNKIEFITFIQAADPQDSKFLELFTLNILNLKSYYDEKYDKNTFVKNIVVENILPGDILVKSKELHIDYNAMRVVYLINATSDKDVHVHEVIESLFPNKGKDFVVVIDDDNVVLVKEVKNKDDYKEVYKLARVIVDTLNSELMVKAYIGIGTIIDNLKDITKSYKEAQMSMIIGNIFTGDKNIYDYNNLGMGRLIYHIPTTLCQLFLEEVFKDNSADSLDNETMLTIQKFFENNLNVSETARQLYIHRNTLVYRLEKIKRLTGLELTSFDDAVIFKVAILVKKYLANING